One Ostrea edulis chromosome 6, xbOstEdul1.1, whole genome shotgun sequence genomic window, CATCGTGGAACTCAAAGATACCAGTCTCCGTCGTCCTATCGGACATTAGTTCTTGTCCCACcctaaaaattttaaattctaaaagaCAGGTGTTTGGTATTTTGCTTGTATATTCCATGTGTCGGGGTactttgatatatacatttaataatGTTTATTGAATCTAACGCTTAATATAGCATATATAATTACCATTTTTACATAGTTTACTATATTCATTCACGCATTTTGCCCTTCAAAGTTGTATACTTTCGACGTAGCCGAATTGTGACCCATATATTTCTGCTGAATGCAAGGTTTCTTAATATAGACAGAAAGGTTAAGTTTAGAACAACGCACACCGTTTTGGTGGGTACGTAGTAACGAACCGAGTACGTAATAGTCAAGCCACTACCTGGTTGTTAATGTAAAGATCAAACGCGCTTAGTTAGATACACAAAAATTGGACAAATTGACATGCCAtttaaagctctaatatttcGATCGCTTTACGTCTTGAAAGATAGAATCTAGGTCACGTAAAGGCAGCGTGTTCTGACTGACCTAGACGCTTAGTCACTCTGCCTTATCACTTTAAGACTTTTTTGACCTAGAAAGGATTACAATCGTACTTGTTGTAGGAAATGTTGATGaaattatatttgaaataatcaaGGAAAAAAACTTTAGCAAAATAGTAGATTTTACGCTGACGTCTATATCGGGTGATATTCTAAAAACTAAAAACTTTTCTGCACATTTTGATAGATCCGTACTGAATATATAGGTACCTTGAGAGAGCAATTTTATCACAAATCTAATTCTTAAATGGATATTTTAAGAACGCAATCAAAGTAAGACTATTTgctaaatgtattttaaaataagtcAAATgcaaaagaattttaaaagatgaatTTGTAATTaagaaactacatgtacattattgcCATCTACATGTAGCTTTAATTTCTCTTCAAATCAGCAAAAAAGAAACATCATAACAGACAGTAGCAGGCTATggtcaaacaaaataattcCTGTGGGATTCGACTCTAGTGTTGGTAAGTATATCGTTAGAATGACAATCTCGACGATGTAAAGCTGTGGCTTGGCATCTTTGCAAATAAATCTGACTTCGGTTAGTATCTCCTATTTCATAaagtacaaataaatataataatctGCTTTTGGACGTAATAAAGAATACAAGGAATAAGTTTTTCAGATGTATTTTGTCCGAATATCTTACTTCAGTTAGGTGTCTCCTATTTCATAAAGTACAATGACTATAATAATATGATTCTATACATAATAGGGAATACAGGGAATAGGTTTCTCAAATGTATTTCGTTAGAATATGGCGAATTATCTCTTTATAACATATTTTAGATGGCTCAATGAAAGAGAAAGTTTTAGCCGCCATGCAGGAGATTGCTTTTTCAACACACGCCCAAGGACAGAGTTGTATCCAATTCGTACCTAGAACAAACGAAAAAGACTACGTAGTGTTTACCTCGGTAGTATAGTAAGCACCCACATTTTCTCTGAAAAACTTTGTTATGTAATCAAATCTATACTGTTATCATTCATTGACTATATACGTTGCTGAAGTTAAAGTACTGACTGGTATGGTAGTTTACAATTACTAGTTATTGCCAAAAGAATCATAATGTCTCTTTAAGGATTTCGTCATTTGTTATAACCCACCCATAGAATGCACTGcatatgtatattcaataaGAATGTGTTATACATTAACACGTGTTTGTGTAAAAATAGGTGTATGTACATGCTTGTTGATATATAAGCcaaatattttatgattttagtGGATCAGGAGACAGTTTGCCTGGCCGTCTGGGCGGGGTTCAATATGTGCATTTGTACCGTGATGCAGCTAAAGCTGATATCATGCAGCTCATCATGTACCTGTTAGGATTCTTCAATGAATTCCGCCGACCTGATAGAGACAGCCAGGTTGTTGTTCATTATGACAACATTGCCCCAGGTGAGAAATTTcttattaaaataaattcttgtCAGGAAATAATGAAAGAAGCAAAGGTGTTTTTTGCAACTATccttttacaataaaatgcaTCTGTTCAAGCCGAAATTTACAAACTTATATTGAcgattttgtatattttcagaATACCAAGGATTTTTCGAAATTACCAATGATACCACATTCTTCAACTATCCATTCGACTTCGAATCTATCACTTTCTTTTTCCCATACGCCTGGGCCATTGATCCTTCCAGACCAACAATTACCCCTAAATATGACGCTGTCACTATCCCATACAAACTATCTCTCAGCAAATACGATATCCTTAACATCCAGAGGGAATACAAATGTGGAATTGGTATGCATGTCTTGTCAAATAAAGAAATGAGCAAATAATTTGAAACTCCAACGTAATTATGAAAAATTTTCGTCAGGAAGTaaactttttctttatttcagatAACGGAAACCAGATTGACCTCTTGGATGGTATGTCGTCTATATTCCATCTTCATCCATTTTCTAATTGATGTTTGGTGTCAATTTACGTCAAATGAACAATTATCATCAACAATAATTTCGTtcacaatgatatatatatatatatatatatatatatatatatatatatatatatatatataatttctgtTTTCGAATTTTTTAACTGATTATGAATTCTATTTTCGTTTCAGGAACTGTCTCTTATTGTAACTTTGAGTTTGATCTTTGCGAGTGGACTCAGTTGACCGATGACGATTTCGACTTCCAAAGAAGGAAGGGACCCTCTCCTCGTAGTAATGTGACAGGACCAATGGCCGATTACAGCAGTGGCAATGGTAAGAATTGACCAAAACAAAAGAGCTAGCTCTATTAAGGGATACATTGATTAATGATAATGTAATGGATTAGACATTTTAAGAATCTAAAGATGATTGTTTTTATAGGTTTCTATGTATATGCTGATGCACAGGGCGAACATAACGAAGAAGCACGAGTTATTTCTCCTACTTTGAAAGCTGGCGAATACTGTCTCCGATTTTACTACTTCCTTTATGGCCAagatatccacaaattcagggtTAACACGAGAGTTGGTGCAGTGGATACCGTCCTTGATTCCTTGGAAGGCAACCAGGGAGGCAGTTGGCACACGTACACACAAGCAATTAGCATGAACGTTGATTTCCAGGTTTGTTTGAGTcgcagaatttttaaaaagtaacagTCCGCAATACGGAAAATAAAGATAATCCAGCAACTAAAGATACTCCAGAACGAATAAAAAACACAAGCAAAATACATCTCTCGgtttataaaatgaatatttattctCCTCATGAGTGATGCAATttcttgaaaatacatgattatgatttcttttatttaagaTCTTCTTGGAGGCCATCATTGGAGGTACAGACAACGGCGACATGGCTTTTGATGACGTTTACATCTTCCGTGGGCGTTGTATAGCTTAAACTTTATTACACTCAATAGTGTTTTGGGATttctaaatatttgaaattacaTAGACTTCCTTAAAATGATCAAAGTATCTACTTTTCACTAACTATCATAGAATGCTTGAATCTTTGTGTTAAGGTTTATCTGCACTACTGTGATAGTATAGGGTTGTAATACGTCATTATATCGTGTACATTTTCATCAAATACTATTTTGTACATACCTTTGTTTTAATAAATGAAAGTGAAATAGAAgtgatgtttgttttttttcatttgcctTTTGACTGTGGATTAAGATggatactatatatatatatatatatatatatatatatatatatactgtaggAATGGAACACGAAAATGTCCATAATTAGTGCTCAGTCATCCAGTGAATTATTTCGTTAGATAACACTCTGGTTCATTGCAGATATAATCTGAGGTTATGTTAAAAAGATGATGTAATCTTCATTAACAATATCTGCGTCTGGTTTAGCGATTGGCCTTCAACCGGTGTATTTTATCATACCGGCTGAAGACCCGggacaatctctaaagcttacaaaaagcgttaAATGATTTACGGAAATTAAAATTCGGATGAAATAAACAGGGAATCTACACTATTCGGAGACATTATAGCCGGACCCCCCACCCcagaaaaacaatataaaagcAACAAAACAATCAGAAGGAGGGTGGTGGTAGTAttcatacttcaggtgcctgtggtataACTCGCATACCATCAATGAActttatcatcattgttattattgtTTAGGCATGGTACGTTTTCCAAAGTCATGGGGTGGGGGTTACTTCCATCTTCAACTCGCAATTACTTGGTCCTATACTGCTATAAGATGGGGTCGGGTTCGGGATGTCAAAATGTAAAGACGTGTAAAAATGCTTGTGGAGAAAAaccatgtaaattgtaaatttgtacGTATACCCACGAAGCGAGGGACCAAATCGAGTGGCGAGGGAAAAGTTTAACAACACACTTAGTTTATGTTTCACACGAGAAATTAAAagtcttaaaggacacaacgcatgtttctaaactttttcattttttcagcaaaattaactctttttatgcctaaaactactttaaatgtgttttaaatgaaatattttgcgtagttttcgagtttgaaagcgatgaaattcaaatcaagcgatatgcatattttctttcgctagtttacgcgccattttgtgtgacgtcataaacagattagatttaatcgacaaaaaaccaattgtcacgttaacggcttgtaaataataatgcattaagatgttttgtgccgtgctcgggtgtactagttgtcggtagaaaggatttagactgagtatttttcaatttttcgaaggaaggtacgagaaaaaagacgtggataatttttttgttggagcaagaactttaccttaaaaaacacacccagtcaccttttcaaacatcgcttggacagagaccctgataaactgcgagaaaatggatatatcgaagctataagcactggtaggcctatagcatacattctgttttgctcttcaaattcaatacacactcgaatcaactgaccttcacct contains:
- the LOC125646840 gene encoding meprin A subunit alpha-like; the protein is MLSTTNLALVFVAVVGVYAVPGQKRNIITDSSRLWSNKIIPVGFDSSVDGSMKEKVLAAMQEIAFSTHAQGQSCIQFVPRTNEKDYVVFTSVVYGSGDSLPGRLGGVQYVHLYRDAAKADIMQLIMYLLGFFNEFRRPDRDSQVVVHYDNIAPEYQGFFEITNDTTFFNYPFDFESITFFFPYAWAIDPSRPTITPKYDAVTIPYKLSLSKYDILNIQREYKCGIDNGNQIDLLDGTVSYCNFEFDLCEWTQLTDDDFDFQRRKGPSPRSNVTGPMADYSSGNGFYVYADAQGEHNEEARVISPTLKAGEYCLRFYYFLYGQDIHKFRVNTRVGAVDTVLDSLEGNQGGSWHTYTQAISMNVDFQIFLEAIIGGTDNGDMAFDDVYIFRGRCIA